ttctgagtgtttttgggtcacacctggcagtgatcagggggcTGTGTAgagtgtgggggattgaacctgggctggccgcgtgcaaggcaaaggccctacgtGCTGTACTATGCCTCTGGTTCCAAATGAAGGGCATATTTGAGGAGCCTGGCCTAAGAACACTGGTCAGATGCCTGCTCCAAAGCTTAAGCAGGGGTTTGGGGTGGAACAGGTTATAACTGGGCTGTTGTGTCTGTGTTCTGGTGCACGGTCTGGCTGTAGTCTGGTCAATTTTGCATTTCCTAGTCCTGGCAGGCCAGGTCAAGCAGGAAGAGACAGCGCTGCAGATCTCTGTCTCCCCTTATCATCTCTTCAGAGACCCAGCTGAGGTTGCCAGCTTCCGGAAGAGCCTTCTGTGCTGGTATGACCAAGAGAAGCGGGACCTGCCGTGGAGAAGGAAGGTAGGACATGGGAGACAGGGACGGTTTAGTGTGAGGCTGACAAACCACTTCTACACTGTACACTCACTCCCAACTGGGCATTGCTTTGGCAGGCAGAGGATGAAGTGGACCCTGACAGGCGGGCATACGCCGGTGAGTCCATGTGCCGAGAGCAGCACTGCTTTACTTTGTCTGGACCCTTCTGGGTCTGGGTGGTCTGGGGGCTCTGGCCTCGGAATAGGCTAGGGCCACAGTGCCTCATGCCAAATCTTCTCTCCAGTGTGGGTGTCAGAGGTCATGCTGCAGCAGACCCAGGTGGCAACTGTGATCGACTATTACACCCGATGGATGCAGGTGATGccgggaaaggaaaggggagggggtcAGGTCAGATCCCAGTCCCAGATGCTCCCTGCTATGTGGGAATTAACTCCCTCACCTTATCCTTTCTTTGCCTGGCATCGGGGCTGTAGAAATGGCCGACGCTGCAGGATCTGGCCAATGCTTCCCTGGAGGTAAGAGGCGCCCAAGAGTGCAAGGTGGGCCCTGGGGAATGACTGCTGACCTCTCTGAACTCTGACCTCCACCCCTGCAGGAGGTGAACCAGCTCTGGGCCGGCTTGGGCTACTATTCGAGAGGCCGGAGGCTCCAGGAAGGGGCCCGGAAGGTCAGGGGGTAGCAGGGAGGGTGGTGAGAGCCGGAAGCCCCAGGGTGTCAGTTGGCTCCTAGGCTTGAGCTTTCCCACACTCCTCAGGTGGTAGTAGAGCTGGGGGGCCACATGCCACGGACAGCGGAGACCTTGCAGCGAATCCTGCCCGGCGTGGGCCGGTACACAGCTGGAGCCATCGCTTCCATCGCCTTTGGCAAGGTGAATGCAGAACCCTTCCCGACTGTGGGCTCCCATCCTCCTTCCTGCCACATCGGGTTGACCCCCGATGCCTCTGTGCCAGGCAGCTGGTGTGGTGGACGGGAACGTGATCCGGGTGCTGTGTCGTGTTCGGGCCATCGGTGCAGATCCCAGCAGCACCATGGTGTCCCAGCAGCTCTGGTAGGCGGTGGGAGTGATGAGAGAGACCCCAGGAAGGGTGTCTGCAGGATGGTCTTGGCTCAGCAAATCCCTACCTGCAGGAGCCTGGCCCAGCAACTGGTGGACCCAGCCCGGCCGGGAGACTTCAATCAAGCTGCCATGGAGCTGGGGGCGACCGTATGTACCCCGCAACGCCCACTCTGTAGCCAGTGCCCTGTGCAGAGTTTTTGCCGGGCATATCAGAGGGTGAGTCTTCGGAGATGTAGCAGTCCAGGGTCCAAGAATGGCCTCTGCCCCAATGATTCCGGCCCTATGCCTCCCTCAGGTGGAACTAAAGAAGCTCGTCgcctccccaagcctgcccagcCCTGATGTGGAGGAGTGTGGTGAGTGGCAGCCCTGCCCTTTCCTGCGTCCTCCAGGCCCTGCCTAGGGGAAGCCTCATGCCAGTTTCTCCCTCAATGTGAGCGAGGCTGTAGAGCTGGCGAGGTCCAGTGGATCTGAGTGTGGTCTGGGGATGTCTGTTCTCAGCTCCCAACACTGGACAGTGTCTACTGTGTGCGCCTCCCACGGAGCCCTGGGACCAGACTCTAGGTGTTGCCAACTTTCCTAGGAAGGCCAGTCGCAGGCCACCCAGGGAGGAATGTTCTGCCACCTGTGTTCTGGAGCAGCCTGGAGCTCCTGGGGGTGCCCGGATTCTGC
This window of the Suncus etruscus isolate mSunEtr1 chromosome 6, mSunEtr1.pri.cur, whole genome shotgun sequence genome carries:
- the MUTYH gene encoding adenine DNA glycosylase, producing MKKPRTAVASCRKQVSSQKGRKKRALSSSQTKSSTPDVLAGQVKQEETALQISVSPYHLFRDPAEVASFRKSLLCWYDQEKRDLPWRRKAEDEVDPDRRAYAVWVSEVMLQQTQVATVIDYYTRWMQKWPTLQDLANASLEEVNQLWAGLGYYSRGRRLQEGARKVVVELGGHMPRTAETLQRILPGVGRYTAGAIASIAFGKAAGVVDGNVIRVLCRVRAIGADPSSTMVSQQLWSLAQQLVDPARPGDFNQAAMELGATVCTPQRPLCSQCPVQSFCRAYQRVELKKLVASPSLPSPDVEECAPNTGQCLLCAPPTEPWDQTLGVANFPRKASRRPPREECSATCVLEQPGAPGGARILLVQRPNSGLLAGLWEFPSVIVEPSAQGQCHRQALLQELQAWAGPLPEAHLQHLGQVVHIFSHIKLTYQVYGLALDGQTPVTITPPGARWLTREDFHTAAVSTAMKKAPPLFCFPRCIPCI